Proteins encoded together in one Musa acuminata AAA Group cultivar baxijiao chromosome BXJ3-6, Cavendish_Baxijiao_AAA, whole genome shotgun sequence window:
- the LOC135639733 gene encoding phosphatidylinositol 4-phosphate 5-kinase 1-like: MRRPADDDGDSAEGDGGDEVAEDREKPPVQMRGRSQGGGGRRVAPTVCPANDEEAGDAVVEKALPNGDLYTGEFVGSAPHGRGKYLWVDGCMYEGEWRRGKAAGKGKFSWPSGATFEGEFRSGRMEGFGTFIGADGNTYRGQWVADRKHGLGSKAYANGDYYEGMWRRNLQEGQGRYIWRNGNQYIGEWRGGVINGRGALIWANGNRYDGQWENGVPKGSGVFTWPDGSCYVGSWSHGEPMALNGTFYPAPTTARKETPGKRSSFFHLDDELGVPMTPLVPLSGKLSSIDGGAPGRGSSAAEKSFPRICIWELDGEAGDITCDIIDTLEAAMLYRDGSTFDQSSATLIGTVQQRQNPCCLSTHEVKKPGQTISKGHKNYDLMLNLQLGIRYSIGKPGSAQLRELRPSDFDPMEKYWTRFPPEGSKITPPHLSVEFRWKDYCPMVFRHLRKLFSVDPADYMLAICGNDALRELSSPGKSGSFFFLTQDDRFMIKTVKKSEAKVLIRMLSSYYRHVCRYANSLVTRFYGVHCVKPNGGQKVRFIVMGNLFCSEYHIHRRFDLKGSSHGRTTDKAEEEIDETTTLKDLDLNFVFRLQTSWYLELLEQIKRDCEFLEAEGIMDYSLLVGVHFCDDVSASKTSISPFIGSPKIYGKKEAFQEGDAWPDLRDSMSTCQDVNGILDTRRPFIHLGANMPAKAEHVTRSESEPFVSSVALSPPTQSGKLHDVFLYFGIIDILQDYDITKKLEHAYKSLQADPNSISAVDPKLYSRRFQDFINRIFVEND; encoded by the exons ATGCGGCGACCCGCTGACGACGACGGCGACTCGGCGGAGGGAGACGGCGGGGATGAGGTGGCTGAGGATCGAGAGAAGCCCCCTGTTCAGATGAGGGGCAGATCGCAGGGCGGAGGCGGGCGGAGGGTGGCCCCCACGGTCTGCCCCGCCAACGATGAGGAGGCGGGGGACGCGGTGGTCGAGAAGGCCCTGCCGAACGGGGACCTATACACCGGGGAGTTCGTGGGGAGCGCGCCGCACGGGCGGGGGAAGTACCTCTGGGTGGATGGGTGCATGTACGAGGGGGAGTGGCGACGGGGGAAGGCTGCTGGGAAGGGGAAGTTCTCGTGGCCTTCTGGCGCCACCTTCGAGGGTGAGTTCCGGTCCGGTAGGATGGAGGGCTTCGGCACCTTCATCGGGGCTGACGGCAATACCTACCGCGGCCAGTGGGTCGCCGACCGCAAGCACGGGTTGGGGAGCAAAGCCTACGCCAACGGAGACTACTACGAGGGCATGTGGAGGCGCAACCTCCAGGAGGGCCAAGGACGGTACATCTGGCGGAATGGCAACCAGTACATCGGTGAGTGGCGAGGCGGCGTCATCAATGGCCGCGGCGCCCTTATCTGGGCCAACGGCAACCGATACGACGGCCAGTGGGAGAACGGCGTCCCCAAGGGCAGCGGCGTCTTTACCTGGCCTGACGGTAGCTGCTACGTCGGCAGCTGGAGCCACGGCGAGCCCATGGCCCTCAACGGGACCTTCTATCCCGCCCCCACAACCGCCCGGAAGGAGACCCCCGGGAAAAGAAGCTCCTTCTTTCATTTGGATGATGAGTTGGGGGTGCCGATGACACCACTGGTTCCGTTGTCTGGGAAGCTTTCTTCAATCGACGGTGGAGCACCTGGGAGAGGGAGCTCGGCAGCAGAGAAGAGCTTCCCCAGGATCTGCATATGGGAGTTGGATGGCGAGGCTGGGGACATTACTTGCGACATCATCGACACCCTTGAGGCAGCAATGCTTTATAGGGATGGATCGACCTTCGACCAGAGCAGTGCCACCCTCATCGGCACAGTGCAGCAGCGACAGAATCCCTGCTGCTTATCAACTCATGAAGTGAAGAAGCCGGGTCAGACAATATCGAAGGGACACAAGAACTATGATTTGATGTTAAACCTTCAACTAGGCATTAG ATACTCAATTGGGAAACCAGGTTCAGCACAGCTGAGGGAGCTGAGGCCATCAGACTTTGATCCAATGGAGAAGTATTGGACGAGGTTTCCTCCAGAGGGATCGAAGATTACTCCGCCACACTTGTCGGTTGAATTCCGATGGAAGGATTACTGCCCCATGGTCTTTAG GCACCTGAGGAAGTTGTTTTCAGTGGATCCAGCAGATTATATGTTGGCTATTTGTGGAAATGATGCTCTGAGGGAGCTATCTTCTCCTGGGAAGAGTGGAAGCTTCTTTTTCCTGACCCAGGATGATCGTTTTATGATTAAGACAGTAAAGAAATCTGAAGCGAAG GTTCTCATTAGGATGTTATCCAGTTATTACCGCCATGTATGTCGGTATGCAAACTCGTTAGTCACAAGATTCTATGGTGTGCATTGCGTGAAACCTAATGGTGGTCAAAAG GTCCGTTTCATTGTTATGGGTAACTTGTTCTGCTCGGAATATCATATACATCGAAGATTTGACTTGAAAGGTTCATCCCATGGCCGGACAACTGACAAGGCTGAGGAAGAGATTGACGAGACGACAACCCTTAAGGATCTTGACCTCAACTTTGTATTTCGCCTCCAAACATCTTGGTACTTAGAGCTTCTTGA ACAAATCAAGCGAGACTGCGAGTTCTTGGAAGCAGAAGGAATTATGGATTATAGTCTTCTGGTGGGGGTTCATTTCTGTGACGATGTCTCAGCATCTAAAACAAGCATATCACCATTTATTGGTTCACCAA AAATATATGGCAAAAAGGAAGCTTTTCAAGAAGGAGATGCCTGGCCAGACTTACGAGACTCAATGTCAACCTGTCAAGATGTGAATGGGATTCTGGACACACG GAGACCCTTTATCCATCTGGGGGCAAACATGCCAGCAAAGGCAGAGCATGTCACAAGAAGTGAATCCGAGCCATTCGTAAGCAGTGTAGCATTGTCACCACCTACACAAAGCGGCAAGCTCCATGATGTATTCCTCTACTTTGGGATAATCGATATCCTTCAGGACTATGACATCACAAAAAAGTTGGAGCATGCCTACAAATCATTGCAGGCCGATCCCAATTCCATCTCGGCCGTGGACCCGAAGCTCTACTCTAGAAGGTTCCAAGATTTCATAAACAGAATCTTTGTGGAAAATGATTAG
- the LOC135585956 gene encoding uncharacterized membrane protein At4g09580-like: MAPPLRIAIVRDEETAADDTPTAKKTLRAESRVPLTRWEAAAAAAVFLIFAVGLFCIFLTMPEAEYDKILRLPRNLSDLRVLKNNLAVYARDYQAKFVLGYCSIYIFMQTFMIPGTIFLSLLAGALFGVIKGVILVVFSATSGASSCYFLSKLIGRPLVSWMWPEKLRFFQAEIAKRRERLLNYMLFLRITPSLPNTFINLASPIVDVPFRIFFLATLVGLVPASYITVRAGLALGDLKSVRDLYDLKTLAVLFLIGFVFIFPTILKRKRTYE; encoded by the exons ATGGCGCCGCCGCTGAGGATCGCGATCGTCCGCGACGAGGAGACCGCCGCCGACGACACGCCGACGGCCAAGAAGACGCTCAGGGCCGAGTCCAGGGTCCCGCTCACCAGGTGGGAGGCGGCTGCCGCGGCCGCTGTGTTCTTGATCTTCGCCGTTGGACTGTTCTGTATCTTCCTCACCATGCCCGAGGCAGAGTACGATAAGATCCTCAGGCTGCCGCGCAACCTCTCCGACCTCCGCGTCCTCAA AAATAATTTGGCCGTATATGCCAGAGATTACCAAGCCAAATTTGTATTAGGATATTGTTCAATCTACATCTTTATGCAGACATTCATGATACCTGGTACTATATTCTTGTCATTACTGGCTGGAGCTCTTTTTGGGGTCATAAAAGGTGTTATTTTGGTTGTTTTCTCTGCAACTTCTGGTGCTTCATCCTGCTATTTCCTTTCCAAGTTAATTGGCAGGCCTTTGGTCAGCTGGATGTGGCCTGAAAAGTTGAGATTTTTCCAAGCAGAG ATAGCAAAACGCAGAGAAAGGCTGCTAAATTACATGCTTTTTTTGAGGATAACCCCATCTTTACCTAACACATTCATAAATCTGGCATCTCCAATTGTTGATGTTCCTTTTCGCATTTTCTTTCTTGCAACGTTGGTTGGTCTTGTTCCAGCATCTTACATAACTGTCAGA GCTGGTCTGGCTCTCGGGGACTTGAAATCTGTTAGGGATCTCTATGACTTGAAGACATTGGCGGTCCTGTTCCTTATTGGATTTGTCTTCATATTTCCAACAATCCTAAAGAGAAAGAGAACATATGAATGA